One window of the Triticum dicoccoides isolate Atlit2015 ecotype Zavitan chromosome 3B, WEW_v2.0, whole genome shotgun sequence genome contains the following:
- the LOC119274983 gene encoding protein BREAST CANCER SUSCEPTIBILITY 2 homolog B-like isoform X6 — protein sequence MADLFVQARNTLLEGDGMSGATVDAGEGQLFCTGSGRSVSVSERAIRRARALVGEGVEKAGNKRKQPFDDVPGAEGESREMDAPFRGGVYNTTMPPVFQTGSGKAVLLGKDSIQKARVLLEDVDSAAGAVQPMFRTGMGRPVPVSRTSIDKARAVLEGQTVAEKGVDGMEQFPLFQTGSGRVVSVSAASVQKAKSVLKDNNTSEENTESFGRPNQPMMFQTGLGRPAMISERSIERSRAVANEGDAEKSGHWDTDCQFPMFQTGLGKPVAVSWSSVQKAKSVLEEEKNKTTGRGESSDCATTLQTETPTSVLMSSSLIMNSRSVTPKEDSAMQVTRTEKNHKDDDHVPLFQTGLGRSIAISKSSLKRASAVLEPRNIAKELEDEAHLDGAHDTPVFRTGLGRSILASENSRKELPILEAEEAVKSVNNYNGETFVEEATFQAGIQKFVPQNRISSHKANMLLEQRNFMEKGYQDSGSQLPMFRTGSGKSVLISESSVQKARAVLEEQGINKDNHKLLNMDKKIPVFASPLKTSCARTVNISSVGVSRAATLLGLEGNTLSTQFFGHVGDKLGTKINFEQENPEQRLGLASYPTENQVHKEPHRPFELSNNTVSDSGEHSIRFSTAGGRSMAISSYALERAKSLLGESDLVVSTNNLVSYPLGSACNDKMQNSTVAPKEGGSDLSKRRRVSGRTELATFSHQAMSDRKDTGSLGNAVSDIHPTSENTNRFHVGSRSTSEIPKIVKPSSRCLSETDNTNDTKDKTRQLHMPAGALVDISNFMGSYSGNIDHVVNEKRRIGGRNSASSFKRPRSSRFITPISTNRQSSAGVPKLPPTQITSCRTKLSAYYPFQHKRKIWKEYFGGPPCFNCLAEHIIDEVKLMDAKGAEKYKFHNMNTGAEEFQKLLIACGASLTYATKEWVNNHYKWIVWKLASLERCYPTKAAGKFLTVANVLDELKYRYDREVNNGHRSAIKKILEGNALPSLMMVLCISAIYSHPDVNKLEAVGTDGNENSIENKSLLAAKRNMPAHIELTDGWYALEASLDVALSEQLQKRKLFIGQKLRIWGASLCGWTGPVSFHEASGTVKLMVHVNGSYRARWDDPLGFCKHVGPPLAFKCIKASGGRVPRTLVGVARIYPVLYKERLPDGSSIVRSERMERKALQLYHQRVSKIAEDIMSEQDENCASTDDSEEGAKICKMLEQAAEPEVMMAGLTSEQMISFSSYQAKQKEARQNEVAKKVESALEVAGLSSRDVTPFLKVRVTSLAHKISATNTIKKEGLITIWNPTEKQKADLVEGQVYIATGLLPSAHCTNILYLHARGSSTMWKPLASAQAADFQPFFTPRKAVELSLIGEVPLASLSCSEFDIAGVVLHVGDVYLCSNQKRQWLFLTDGSKFISASQSTEQDDCLLAVSFSCSSASDDGAFFSYALSGNTVGFSNLVKRQKDQTRRIWVAEATQSSTYTLSHEISKKSHLKEAAACAEKWASSSFDKIQQLKERVLCIIGDSGG from the exons ATGGCCGACCTCTTCGTGCAAG CGCGGAACACGCTGCTCGAAGGTGATGGGATGTCCGGAGCAACTGTCGATGCAGGAGAGGGTCAGCTGTTCTGCACTGGATCGGGGAGGTCAGTGTCTGTCAGCGAGAGGGCTATAAGGAGGGCCAGGGCGTTGGTCGGGGAGGGGGTGGAGAAGGCTGGTAACAAGAGAA AGCAACCTTTTGACGACGTACCTGGTGCAGAGGGCGAATCGAGAGAAATGGACGCCCCATTTAGAG GTGGAGTGTATAACACTACCATGCCCCCAGTGTTCCAAACTGGATCAGGAAAAGCGGTCTTACTGGGCAAGGACTCAATCCAGAAGGCAAGAGTTCTTTTAGAAG ATGTTGATAGTGCTGCTGGTGCCGTACAACCAATGTTCCGTACTGGAATGGGTAGGCCGGTTCCTGTGAGCCGGACCTCTATTGATAAGGCAAGAGCTGTTTTGGAGGGACAAACAGTTGCAGAAAAAG GTGTGGACGGCATGGAACAGTTTCCATTGTTCCAAACTGGTTCAGGAAGAGTTGTCTCAGTCAGTGCGGCATCTGTTCAGAAAGCTAAGTCTGTTTTGAAGGATAATAATACAAGCGAGG AAAATACAGAGAGTTTTGGTAGGCCTAACCAGCCTATGATGTTCCAAACTGGTTTAGGAAGACCAGCCATGATCAGCGAAAGATCCATTGAGAGATCTAGAGCTGTGGCGAATGAGGGAGATGCGGAAAAGAGCG GACACTGGGATACTGATTGCCAGTTCCCAATGTTCCAAACAGGATTAGGGAAGCCTGTTGCTGTGAGCTGGAGCTCAGTTCAGAAGGCAAAGTCAGTATTggaggaagaaaaaaataaaacaactG GACGTGGAGAAAGCAGTGATTGTGCCACAACTCTTCAGACTGAAACACCAACGTCTGTTTTGATGAGTAGCAGTTTGATCATGAATAGTAGAAGTGTTACACCGAAGGAAGATAGTGCAATGCAAG TCACTCGAACAGAGAAAAATCACAAGGATGATGACCACGTGCCATTGTTTCAAACTGGACTAGGGAGGTCAATTGCTATAAGTAAGAGCTCACTTAAGAGGGCATCTGCAGTTCTGGAGCCAAGGAATATTGCAAAGGAATTGGAAG ATGAAGCTCATTTAGATGGTGCCCATGACACTCCAGTGTTCAGAACTGGATTAGGAAGGTCTATCTTAGCAAGTGAGAACTCTAGAAAGGAATTGCCTATCTTAGAGGCTGAAGAAGCAGTAAAAAGTG TAAACAATTACAACGGGGAAACCTTTGTTGAAGAGGCAACGTTCCAAGCTGGAATACAAAAGTTTGTACCCCAAAATAGAATTTCAAGCCATAAGGCCAATATGCTTTTGGAGCAACGAAACTTCATGGAGAAAG GATACCAAGACTCTGGAAGTCAACTGCCAATGTTTCGAACCGGATCTGGAAAGTCGGTCTTGATTAGTGAAAGCTCAGTACAGAAAGCAAGGGCTGTTCTGGAGGAACAAGGCATAAACAAAG ATAATCATAAGCTCCTTAACATGGACAAAAAAATTCCTGTGTTTGCGTCACCTCTCAAGACAAGCTGTGCAAGAACAGTAAATATATCTTCAGTTGGCGTGTCTCGAGCTGCTACTTTGTTGGGCTTGGAGGGGAATACCCTATCGACACAATTTTTTGGACATGTGGGGGATAAGCTGGGCACAAAAATAAATTTTGAGCAGGAAAATCCAGAACAGAGGCTTGGTCTTGCATCTTATCCAACAGAAAACCAAGTGCACAAGGAACCACACCGGCCATTTGAGCTTTCTAATAACACAGTTTCTGATTCTGGTGAGCATTCTATCAGATTCAGTACCGCCGGAGGCAGATCAATGGCTATTTCTAGTTATGCACTTGAACGCGCAAAAAGCCTTCTGGGTGAATCAGATCTCGTGGTTTCAACAAATAATTTAGTAAGCTACCCTTTGGGATCTGCTTGTAATGATAAGATGCAAAATTCAACTGTTGCGCCAAAAGAAGGCGGATCTGATTTATCAAAAAGAAGAAGGGTCAGTGGAAGAACCGAACTTGCAACATTTTCCCACCAGGCAATGTCTGATAGGAAGGACACTGGATCCTTGGGAAATGCTGTATCTGATATCCATCCGACTAGTGAAAACACCAATAGGTTTCATGTTGGGAGTCGTTCAACCAGTGAAATTCCAAAGATCGTGAAACCTTCTTCCAGGTGTTTATCTGAAACTGACAACACAAATGACACTAAAGATAAGACCCGACAACTCCATATGCCAGCTGGAGCGTTGGTTGACATCAGTAACTTCATGGGTTCATATTCTGGAAATATTGACCATGTTGTTAATGAGAAGAGAAGAATTGGGGGAAGAAACTCCGCATCTTCCTTTAAACGGCCCCGCTCTTCCAG GTTCATCACGCCTATAAGCACCAACAGACAGTCCTCTGCTG GAGTACCCAAACTACCACCAACTCAGATCACTTCCTGTCGAACAAAGCTGTCTGCATATTATCCTTTTCAACATAAAAGGAAAATTTGGAAAGAGTATTTCGGTGGTCCTCCCTGCTTCAATTGTTTG GCGGAACATATAATAGATGAAGTGAAGCTCATGGATGCAAAAGGAGCTGAGAAGTACAAGTTTCACAATATGAATACTGGTGCTGAAGAATTTCAGAAGTTGCTGATTGCCTGTGGGGCTTCATTGACATATGCAACTAAAGA ATGGGTGAACAATCACTATAAATGGATCGTATGGAAACTTGCTTCACTTGAGAGATGCTATCCAACTAAAGCTGCTGGCAAATTCTTGACAGTTGCTAATGTTTTAGACGAGCTGAAGTACAG GTATGACAGAGAAGTGAACAATGGCCATCGATCAGCCATAAAGAAAATTTTAGAAGGAAATGCTTTGCCATCTTTGATGATGGTGCTGTGCATTTCAGCTATTTATTCCCATCCTGATGTAAATAAGTTAGAGGCTGTCGGGACAGATGGAAATGAAAACAGTATCGAAAATAAAAGTTTGTTAGCTGCTAAAAGAAACATGCCTGCACACATTGAATTAACTGATGGATG GTATGCACTAGAAGCGTCATTAGACGTGGCACTTTCAGAACAACTACAGAAAAGAAAGCTTTTTATAGGACAAAAGCTTCGG ATATGGGGAGCTTCTTTGTGTGGTTGGACTGGGCCTGTGTCATTTCATGAG GCATCTGGCACCGTCAAATTGATGGTCCATGTGAATGGCAGTTATCGTGCAAGATGGGATGATCCTTTGGGATTCT GCAAGCATGTTGGACCCCCACTGGCATTCAAGTGCATAAAAGCTTCTGGTGGCCGAGTCCCTAGGACACTGGTAGGAGTTGCAAGAATATATCCTGTTTTGTACAAGGAGAG GTTGCCTGATGGTAGTTCTATTGTGAGATCTGAAAGGATGGAAAGAAAGGCGCTACAACTGTATCACCAGAG AGTATCTAAGATCGCAGAAGACATTATGTCTGAACAAGATGAAAACTGTGCCAGCACTGATGACAGCGAGGAAGGGGCGAAAATTTGCAAAATGTTAGAGCAGGCGGCTGAGCCTGAAGTTATGATGGCTGGCTTGACCTCAGAGCAGATGATATCTTTCTCATCTTATCAAGCAAAGCAAAAG GAAGCTAGGCAAAACGAAGTAGCTAAGAAGGTGGAAAGTGCTCTGGAAGTTGCTGGCCTTAGTTCAAGAGATGTTACGCCATTTTTGAAAGTGAGGGTGACGAGCCTTGCTCACAAAATCTCTGCTACAAATACCATCAAAAAGGAAGGGCTAATAACAATTTGGAACCCTACTGAGAAGCAG AAAGCTGACCTGGTGGAGGGACAAGTCTACATCGCCACAGGATTGCTGCCTTCTGCCCACTGTACGAATATTCTTTACTTGCATGCTAGAGGATCATCTACAATGTGGAAGCCATTAGCATCGGCACAGGCTGCAGATTTTCA ACCATTTTTTACCCCACGTAAGGCGGTTGAGCTGTCATTGATTGGTGAGGTACCACTTGCAAG TCTTTCTTGCAGTGAATTTGACATTGCAGGTGTTGTTTTGCATGTCGGCGATGTTTACTTATGCAGCAACCAGAAAAGGCAGTGGCTCTTTTTGACAGATGGATCTAAATTTATCTCGGCATCGCAGTCCACAGAGCAAGATGATTGTCTTCTAGCAGTTAGCTTTTCTTGCTCATCTGCCAGCGATGATGGTGCCTTTTTCAGTTATGCCCTTTCTGGAAATACA GTTGGTTTCAGTAACTTGGTCAAGCGACAGAAGGACCAGACAAGGCGCATATGGGTAGCCGAGGCAACACAGAGCTCTACATACACTCTTTCCCATGAGATATCAAAAAAATCGCATCTTAAGGAAGCTGCAGCATGTGCTGAGAAATGGGCTTCAAGTTCTTTTGAT AAAATCCAGCAGCTAAAGGAAAGAGTTTTATGCATAATTGGTGATAGCGGTGGCTGA
- the LOC119274983 gene encoding protein BREAST CANCER SUSCEPTIBILITY 2 homolog B-like isoform X9, translating into MADLFVQARNTLLEGDGMSGATVDAGEGQLFCTGSGRSVSVSERAIRRARALVGEGVEKAGNKRKQPFDDVPGAEGESREMDAPFRGGVYNTTMPPVFQTGSGKAVLLGKDSIQKARVLLEGVDGMEQFPLFQTGSGRVVSVSAASVQKAKSVLKDNNTSEENTESFGRPNQPMMFQTGLGRPAMISERSIERSRAVANEGDAEKSGHWDTDCQFPMFQTGLGKPVAVSWSSVQKAKSVLEEEKNKTTGRGESSDCATTLQTETPTSVLMSSSLIMNSRSVTPKEDSAMQVTRTEKNHKDDDHVPLFQTGLGRSIAISKSSLKRASAVLEPRNIAKELEDEAHLDGAHDTPVFRTGLGRSILASENSRKELPILEAEEAVKSVNNYNGETFVEEATFQAGIQKFVPQNRISSHKANMLLEQRNFMEKGYQDSGSQLPMFRTGSGKSVLISESSVQKARAVLEEQGINKDNHKLLNMDKKIPVFASPLKTSCARTVNISSVGVSRAATLLGLEGNTLSTQFFGHVGDKLGTKINFEQENPEQRLGLASYPTENQVHKEPHRPFELSNNTVSDSGEHSIRFSTAGGRSMAISSYALERAKSLLGESDLVVSTNNLVSYPLGSACNDKMQNSTVAPKEGGSDLSKRRRVSGRTELATFSHQAMSDRKDTGSLGNAVSDIHPTSENTNRFHVGSRSTSEIPKIVKPSSRCLSETDNTNDTKDKTRQLHMPAGALVDISNFMGSYSGNIDHVVNEKRRIGGRNSASSFKRPRSSRFITPISTNRQSSAGVPKLPPTQITSCRTKLSAYYPFQHKRKIWKEYFGGPPCFNCLAEHIIDEVKLMDAKGAEKYKFHNMNTGAEEFQKLLIACGASLTYATKEWVNNHYKWIVWKLASLERCYPTKAAGKFLTVANVLDELKYRYDREVNNGHRSAIKKILEGNALPSLMMVLCISAIYSHPDVNKLEAVGTDGNENSIENKSLLAAKRNMPAHIELTDGWYALEASLDVALSEQLQKRKLFIGQKLRIWGASLCGWTGPVSFHEASGTVKLMVHVNGSYRARWDDPLGFCKHVGPPLAFKCIKASGGRVPRTLVGVARIYPVLYKERLPDGSSIVRSERMERKALQLYHQRVSKIAEDIMSEQDENCASTDDSEEGAKICKMLEQAAEPEVMMAGLTSEQMISFSSYQAKQKEARQNEVAKKVESALEVAGLSSRDVTPFLKVRVTSLAHKISATNTIKKEGLITIWNPTEKQKADLVEGQVYIATGLLPSAHCTNILYLHARGSSTMWKPLASAQAADFQPFFTPRKAVELSLIGEVPLASLSCSEFDIAGVVLHVGDVYLCSNQKRQWLFLTDGSKFISASQSTEQDDCLLAVSFSCSSASDDGAFFSYALSGNTVGFSNLVKRQKDQTRRIWVAEATQSSTYTLSHEISKKSHLKEAAACAEKWASSSFDKIQQLKERVLCIIGDSGG; encoded by the exons ATGGCCGACCTCTTCGTGCAAG CGCGGAACACGCTGCTCGAAGGTGATGGGATGTCCGGAGCAACTGTCGATGCAGGAGAGGGTCAGCTGTTCTGCACTGGATCGGGGAGGTCAGTGTCTGTCAGCGAGAGGGCTATAAGGAGGGCCAGGGCGTTGGTCGGGGAGGGGGTGGAGAAGGCTGGTAACAAGAGAA AGCAACCTTTTGACGACGTACCTGGTGCAGAGGGCGAATCGAGAGAAATGGACGCCCCATTTAGAG GTGGAGTGTATAACACTACCATGCCCCCAGTGTTCCAAACTGGATCAGGAAAAGCGGTCTTACTGGGCAAGGACTCAATCCAGAAGGCAAGAGTTCTTTTAGAAG GTGTGGACGGCATGGAACAGTTTCCATTGTTCCAAACTGGTTCAGGAAGAGTTGTCTCAGTCAGTGCGGCATCTGTTCAGAAAGCTAAGTCTGTTTTGAAGGATAATAATACAAGCGAGG AAAATACAGAGAGTTTTGGTAGGCCTAACCAGCCTATGATGTTCCAAACTGGTTTAGGAAGACCAGCCATGATCAGCGAAAGATCCATTGAGAGATCTAGAGCTGTGGCGAATGAGGGAGATGCGGAAAAGAGCG GACACTGGGATACTGATTGCCAGTTCCCAATGTTCCAAACAGGATTAGGGAAGCCTGTTGCTGTGAGCTGGAGCTCAGTTCAGAAGGCAAAGTCAGTATTggaggaagaaaaaaataaaacaactG GACGTGGAGAAAGCAGTGATTGTGCCACAACTCTTCAGACTGAAACACCAACGTCTGTTTTGATGAGTAGCAGTTTGATCATGAATAGTAGAAGTGTTACACCGAAGGAAGATAGTGCAATGCAAG TCACTCGAACAGAGAAAAATCACAAGGATGATGACCACGTGCCATTGTTTCAAACTGGACTAGGGAGGTCAATTGCTATAAGTAAGAGCTCACTTAAGAGGGCATCTGCAGTTCTGGAGCCAAGGAATATTGCAAAGGAATTGGAAG ATGAAGCTCATTTAGATGGTGCCCATGACACTCCAGTGTTCAGAACTGGATTAGGAAGGTCTATCTTAGCAAGTGAGAACTCTAGAAAGGAATTGCCTATCTTAGAGGCTGAAGAAGCAGTAAAAAGTG TAAACAATTACAACGGGGAAACCTTTGTTGAAGAGGCAACGTTCCAAGCTGGAATACAAAAGTTTGTACCCCAAAATAGAATTTCAAGCCATAAGGCCAATATGCTTTTGGAGCAACGAAACTTCATGGAGAAAG GATACCAAGACTCTGGAAGTCAACTGCCAATGTTTCGAACCGGATCTGGAAAGTCGGTCTTGATTAGTGAAAGCTCAGTACAGAAAGCAAGGGCTGTTCTGGAGGAACAAGGCATAAACAAAG ATAATCATAAGCTCCTTAACATGGACAAAAAAATTCCTGTGTTTGCGTCACCTCTCAAGACAAGCTGTGCAAGAACAGTAAATATATCTTCAGTTGGCGTGTCTCGAGCTGCTACTTTGTTGGGCTTGGAGGGGAATACCCTATCGACACAATTTTTTGGACATGTGGGGGATAAGCTGGGCACAAAAATAAATTTTGAGCAGGAAAATCCAGAACAGAGGCTTGGTCTTGCATCTTATCCAACAGAAAACCAAGTGCACAAGGAACCACACCGGCCATTTGAGCTTTCTAATAACACAGTTTCTGATTCTGGTGAGCATTCTATCAGATTCAGTACCGCCGGAGGCAGATCAATGGCTATTTCTAGTTATGCACTTGAACGCGCAAAAAGCCTTCTGGGTGAATCAGATCTCGTGGTTTCAACAAATAATTTAGTAAGCTACCCTTTGGGATCTGCTTGTAATGATAAGATGCAAAATTCAACTGTTGCGCCAAAAGAAGGCGGATCTGATTTATCAAAAAGAAGAAGGGTCAGTGGAAGAACCGAACTTGCAACATTTTCCCACCAGGCAATGTCTGATAGGAAGGACACTGGATCCTTGGGAAATGCTGTATCTGATATCCATCCGACTAGTGAAAACACCAATAGGTTTCATGTTGGGAGTCGTTCAACCAGTGAAATTCCAAAGATCGTGAAACCTTCTTCCAGGTGTTTATCTGAAACTGACAACACAAATGACACTAAAGATAAGACCCGACAACTCCATATGCCAGCTGGAGCGTTGGTTGACATCAGTAACTTCATGGGTTCATATTCTGGAAATATTGACCATGTTGTTAATGAGAAGAGAAGAATTGGGGGAAGAAACTCCGCATCTTCCTTTAAACGGCCCCGCTCTTCCAG GTTCATCACGCCTATAAGCACCAACAGACAGTCCTCTGCTG GAGTACCCAAACTACCACCAACTCAGATCACTTCCTGTCGAACAAAGCTGTCTGCATATTATCCTTTTCAACATAAAAGGAAAATTTGGAAAGAGTATTTCGGTGGTCCTCCCTGCTTCAATTGTTTG GCGGAACATATAATAGATGAAGTGAAGCTCATGGATGCAAAAGGAGCTGAGAAGTACAAGTTTCACAATATGAATACTGGTGCTGAAGAATTTCAGAAGTTGCTGATTGCCTGTGGGGCTTCATTGACATATGCAACTAAAGA ATGGGTGAACAATCACTATAAATGGATCGTATGGAAACTTGCTTCACTTGAGAGATGCTATCCAACTAAAGCTGCTGGCAAATTCTTGACAGTTGCTAATGTTTTAGACGAGCTGAAGTACAG GTATGACAGAGAAGTGAACAATGGCCATCGATCAGCCATAAAGAAAATTTTAGAAGGAAATGCTTTGCCATCTTTGATGATGGTGCTGTGCATTTCAGCTATTTATTCCCATCCTGATGTAAATAAGTTAGAGGCTGTCGGGACAGATGGAAATGAAAACAGTATCGAAAATAAAAGTTTGTTAGCTGCTAAAAGAAACATGCCTGCACACATTGAATTAACTGATGGATG GTATGCACTAGAAGCGTCATTAGACGTGGCACTTTCAGAACAACTACAGAAAAGAAAGCTTTTTATAGGACAAAAGCTTCGG ATATGGGGAGCTTCTTTGTGTGGTTGGACTGGGCCTGTGTCATTTCATGAG GCATCTGGCACCGTCAAATTGATGGTCCATGTGAATGGCAGTTATCGTGCAAGATGGGATGATCCTTTGGGATTCT GCAAGCATGTTGGACCCCCACTGGCATTCAAGTGCATAAAAGCTTCTGGTGGCCGAGTCCCTAGGACACTGGTAGGAGTTGCAAGAATATATCCTGTTTTGTACAAGGAGAG GTTGCCTGATGGTAGTTCTATTGTGAGATCTGAAAGGATGGAAAGAAAGGCGCTACAACTGTATCACCAGAG AGTATCTAAGATCGCAGAAGACATTATGTCTGAACAAGATGAAAACTGTGCCAGCACTGATGACAGCGAGGAAGGGGCGAAAATTTGCAAAATGTTAGAGCAGGCGGCTGAGCCTGAAGTTATGATGGCTGGCTTGACCTCAGAGCAGATGATATCTTTCTCATCTTATCAAGCAAAGCAAAAG GAAGCTAGGCAAAACGAAGTAGCTAAGAAGGTGGAAAGTGCTCTGGAAGTTGCTGGCCTTAGTTCAAGAGATGTTACGCCATTTTTGAAAGTGAGGGTGACGAGCCTTGCTCACAAAATCTCTGCTACAAATACCATCAAAAAGGAAGGGCTAATAACAATTTGGAACCCTACTGAGAAGCAG AAAGCTGACCTGGTGGAGGGACAAGTCTACATCGCCACAGGATTGCTGCCTTCTGCCCACTGTACGAATATTCTTTACTTGCATGCTAGAGGATCATCTACAATGTGGAAGCCATTAGCATCGGCACAGGCTGCAGATTTTCA ACCATTTTTTACCCCACGTAAGGCGGTTGAGCTGTCATTGATTGGTGAGGTACCACTTGCAAG TCTTTCTTGCAGTGAATTTGACATTGCAGGTGTTGTTTTGCATGTCGGCGATGTTTACTTATGCAGCAACCAGAAAAGGCAGTGGCTCTTTTTGACAGATGGATCTAAATTTATCTCGGCATCGCAGTCCACAGAGCAAGATGATTGTCTTCTAGCAGTTAGCTTTTCTTGCTCATCTGCCAGCGATGATGGTGCCTTTTTCAGTTATGCCCTTTCTGGAAATACA GTTGGTTTCAGTAACTTGGTCAAGCGACAGAAGGACCAGACAAGGCGCATATGGGTAGCCGAGGCAACACAGAGCTCTACATACACTCTTTCCCATGAGATATCAAAAAAATCGCATCTTAAGGAAGCTGCAGCATGTGCTGAGAAATGGGCTTCAAGTTCTTTTGAT AAAATCCAGCAGCTAAAGGAAAGAGTTTTATGCATAATTGGTGATAGCGGTGGCTGA